The following coding sequences are from one Treponema bryantii window:
- a CDS encoding CTP synthase produces the protein MSKFIFVTGGVVSGLGKGITAASLGRLLKCRGLKVTSQKLDPYMNVDPGTMSPFQHGEVFVTDDGAETDLDLGHYERFIDENLTKYSNMTSGRVYWNVLNKERQGEYLGQTVQIIPHVTNEIKDFVMKNAEVSNADVSIVEVGGTIGDIESQPFLEAIRQLALEVGRRNCLFIHVCLVPYISGSDEYKSKPTQHSVKELMAVGIHPDIIVARCDKEIPTDIRKKISLFCNVGEDCVINNTTCRSLYEVPLMLHAQNMDDVVCRDLGLETGADYPMLADWSRMVETIHARQGEIQIALVGKYVKLHDSYLSIVESLNHASFVVGKNVKIKWVDSDSVTDETAPEVFKDCAGIILPGGFGHRGVEGMVCSCRYARTHKLPYFGICLGMQIAVIEFARSVLGYSDANSREFDELCEHPVIDLMKNQEGVIKGGTMRLGSYPCEVTPGTILEKAYGSTHIDERHRHRYEFNNDYRTQMQEAGLTISGTSPDGTLVEAVEVAGQFHVGVQFHPEFKSRPNNAGPLFVEFLKACDK, from the coding sequence ATGAGTAAATTTATTTTTGTAACAGGTGGAGTTGTATCAGGATTAGGAAAGGGAATTACAGCAGCAAGTTTAGGACGCCTTTTGAAGTGCCGCGGGCTTAAGGTAACAAGCCAGAAGCTCGACCCATATATGAACGTTGACCCGGGTACAATGAGTCCATTCCAGCACGGAGAAGTTTTCGTAACAGATGATGGTGCAGAAACCGACCTTGACCTTGGACACTACGAACGCTTCATCGATGAAAATCTTACAAAATATTCAAACATGACAAGTGGACGTGTTTACTGGAACGTTTTGAACAAGGAACGCCAGGGTGAATATCTTGGACAGACAGTTCAGATTATTCCTCACGTAACAAATGAAATCAAAGACTTTGTTATGAAAAATGCCGAGGTTAGCAATGCCGACGTAAGTATTGTTGAGGTCGGCGGTACAATCGGTGATATCGAAAGCCAGCCGTTCCTTGAAGCAATCCGTCAGCTTGCGCTTGAAGTTGGACGCCGTAACTGTCTTTTTATTCACGTTTGTCTAGTTCCTTACATCAGCGGTTCAGATGAATATAAATCAAAGCCAACACAGCACTCTGTAAAAGAGCTCATGGCCGTTGGTATTCATCCTGATATTATTGTTGCCCGCTGTGATAAAGAAATTCCAACAGACATCCGAAAGAAGATTTCCCTCTTCTGTAACGTTGGAGAAGACTGTGTAATCAACAACACAACCTGTCGCAGCCTTTATGAAGTTCCTCTGATGCTCCACGCTCAGAATATGGATGATGTTGTATGCCGCGACCTTGGACTCGAAACAGGCGCAGACTATCCTATGCTTGCAGACTGGTCTCGAATGGTAGAAACAATTCATGCACGTCAGGGTGAGATTCAGATTGCACTGGTTGGAAAATATGTAAAACTTCACGACTCATATCTGAGTATTGTTGAATCACTCAACCATGCAAGCTTTGTTGTTGGTAAGAATGTAAAAATCAAATGGGTTGATTCAGACAGCGTAACTGATGAAACAGCTCCGGAAGTATTTAAAGACTGCGCTGGAATCATTCTTCCGGGCGGATTCGGTCACCGTGGTGTAGAAGGAATGGTCTGCTCTTGTCGTTATGCACGTACCCACAAGTTGCCATATTTTGGAATCTGTCTTGGAATGCAGATAGCAGTAATTGAGTTTGCCCGCAGCGTACTCGGTTATTCAGATGCAAACAGCCGCGAATTTGACGAACTCTGTGAACATCCTGTAATCGACCTGATGAAAAATCAGGAAGGTGTAATCAAAGGCGGCACAATGCGTCTTGGTTCATACCCATGCGAAGTTACTCCGGGAACAATTCTTGAAAAAGCTTATGGAAGTACACATATTGATGAACGCCATCGCCACCGCTATGAGTTCAACAACGATTACCGCACACAGATGCAGGAAGCTGGTCTCACAATCAGTGGAACAAGCCCTGACGGAACTCTTGTAGAAGCCGTTGAAGTTGCCGGCCAGTTCCATGTTGGCGTTCAGTTCCATCCGGAATTCAAGAGCCGTCCAAATAATGCAGGACCTCTCTTTGTAGAATTCCTTAAGGCTTGTGATAAATAA
- a CDS encoding Tex family protein — translation MEFTQETIDALSVNEVEIMKKIAAELNIRVQQVSAVISLVEEGCTIPFISRYRKEKHDNLDEVQVRDCDHLYKSYHNLEDRRLEIVKGVFAQGKLTETLYNAIMSATTMTALEDLWAPFKKKKKTRGMVAAEKGLEPLADFMLADNDDAAVEKEAEKFVKTDNEDSALNVESAADALAGAKDIIAERVSQETANRETIHDLYMRTGTIKTKGIVPEGQDATVAENTSTYKMYWDYTEPLNEVKPHRILAINRGEREGALEVTIDVDVDSAVAALQRKATISNKYHKEAIEDGVVRLLSPAVVREIRSDEADEADVHGIGIFSENLKNLLMTQPIKGSRVLGVDPGIRTGTKCAALDETGKYLGYFKFFQVTDPDGSYKMINDAIDKYDIQVVAVGNGTGSQEVQAIVSKVISDNYNDVVYTVVDESGASVYSASDIAREEFPDLDLTIRGAISMGRRLQDPLSELVKIDPKAIGVGLYQHDVNQKKLAEQLDEVVGSVVNNVGVNLNTASYSLLKYVSGINSTTAKKIVAYRDQNGKIKSREDLKNVPGLGPKAFEQCAGFLKIAESSDPLDNTWVHPENYDAAREVLPYIQNKEKVPADLIKKLAEKYNIGETTVKDIVEELQKPNRDPRDGYPAPIMQKGVLQFEDLKEGMKVTGKIKNVVDFGAFVDIGLHETGLVHLSELSDSFVENPMDVVKVGDVHEFTIIELDRDRRRIALSLKSDAASRAGTGQKSTARREPSAGAGASGNGRRVVVVKKSGASGNAGSQPRRDDNRRSNNNYNSGSDDGMSYNPFAAFFNNKK, via the coding sequence ATGGAATTTACACAAGAAACTATCGACGCACTTTCGGTTAACGAAGTGGAAATTATGAAAAAAATCGCTGCAGAGCTGAATATCCGCGTGCAGCAGGTGAGTGCAGTTATCAGCCTGGTTGAAGAAGGATGTACAATCCCTTTCATCAGCCGCTACCGCAAGGAAAAGCATGACAATCTTGATGAGGTTCAGGTTCGCGACTGTGACCACCTCTATAAATCATATCATAACCTTGAAGACCGCCGCCTTGAAATTGTAAAAGGCGTTTTTGCTCAGGGAAAACTCACAGAAACTCTTTATAACGCAATTATGTCTGCCACAACTATGACAGCATTGGAAGACCTCTGGGCTCCGTTCAAGAAAAAGAAGAAGACCCGCGGTATGGTTGCTGCAGAAAAAGGTCTCGAGCCATTGGCAGACTTTATGCTTGCAGACAACGATGACGCTGCAGTTGAAAAAGAAGCAGAAAAGTTCGTAAAGACTGATAATGAAGATTCTGCTTTGAATGTTGAGTCTGCCGCAGATGCCCTCGCTGGTGCAAAAGATATTATTGCAGAGCGTGTAAGCCAGGAAACTGCAAACCGCGAAACAATTCACGATCTTTATATGAGAACCGGAACAATCAAAACAAAGGGTATTGTTCCAGAAGGACAGGACGCTACTGTTGCCGAGAATACTTCTACTTACAAAATGTACTGGGATTACACAGAGCCTTTGAACGAAGTAAAACCACACCGCATTCTTGCTATCAACCGTGGTGAACGCGAAGGTGCTCTTGAAGTTACAATTGATGTTGATGTTGATTCAGCAGTTGCAGCTCTTCAGAGAAAAGCAACTATCAGCAATAAATATCATAAAGAAGCAATTGAAGATGGCGTTGTACGTTTGCTCAGCCCTGCCGTTGTTCGCGAAATCCGCAGTGACGAAGCAGACGAAGCTGATGTTCACGGAATCGGTATTTTCAGCGAAAACCTCAAAAACCTTTTGATGACACAGCCAATTAAGGGAAGCCGTGTTCTTGGTGTTGACCCTGGTATCCGTACCGGTACAAAGTGTGCAGCTCTTGATGAAACCGGTAAGTACCTCGGTTACTTTAAGTTCTTCCAGGTTACAGACCCGGACGGTTCTTACAAAATGATCAATGACGCCATCGATAAGTATGATATTCAGGTTGTTGCTGTTGGTAACGGTACCGGCTCGCAGGAAGTTCAGGCTATCGTTAGCAAGGTAATCAGCGATAACTATAATGATGTAGTTTATACAGTAGTTGATGAATCTGGTGCTTCAGTTTATTCGGCAAGTGATATTGCCCGCGAAGAGTTCCCGGACCTCGACCTTACAATCCGTGGTGCCATTTCTATGGGCCGCCGTCTCCAGGACCCACTTTCAGAACTCGTTAAAATCGACCCTAAAGCTATTGGTGTCGGTCTTTATCAGCACGATGTAAATCAGAAAAAACTTGCTGAACAGCTTGATGAAGTTGTAGGTTCGGTTGTAAATAACGTTGGTGTAAACCTTAATACTGCCAGCTACTCACTCCTCAAGTACGTTTCTGGTATCAATTCAACTACTGCAAAGAAGATTGTTGCTTACCGCGACCAGAACGGAAAGATTAAGAGCCGTGAAGACCTTAAAAACGTTCCAGGCCTTGGTCCTAAGGCCTTTGAGCAGTGTGCCGGCTTCCTTAAGATTGCAGAAAGCTCTGATCCACTTGATAATACCTGGGTTCACCCTGAAAACTACGATGCAGCACGCGAAGTTCTTCCATATATTCAGAACAAAGAAAAGGTTCCTGCTGATCTGATTAAAAAACTTGCAGAAAAATATAATATCGGCGAAACAACTGTAAAAGACATCGTAGAAGAGCTTCAGAAGCCAAACCGCGACCCTCGCGATGGCTATCCAGCTCCAATCATGCAGAAGGGTGTTTTACAGTTCGAAGACCTTAAAGAAGGTATGAAGGTTACCGGTAAAATCAAGAACGTAGTAGACTTTGGTGCCTTTGTTGATATCGGTCTTCATGAAACTGGTCTTGTTCACCTCAGTGAGCTTAGCGACAGCTTCGTAGAAAACCCTATGGATGTTGTAAAAGTAGGTGATGTTCACGAGTTTACTATTATTGAACTGGACCGCGACCGTCGCCGTATCGCCCTTTCTCTTAAGAGTGATGCTGCAAGCCGTGCTGGAACTGGTCAGAAGAGTACAGCTCGCCGTGAACCATCTGCTGGAGCAGGTGCTTCAGGTAATGGTCGCCGTGTTGTTGTAGTAAAGAAGAGTGGAGCATCAGGAAATGCCGGCTCACAGCCACGTCGTGACGATAACCGCCGCAGTAATAACAACTACAATTCTGGCAGCGATGATGGTATGAGCTATAATCCATTTGCAGCCTTCTTTAACAATAAAAAATAA
- the carB gene encoding carbamoyl-phosphate synthase large subunit: MSLNKNIHKVMIIGSGPIVIGQAAEFDYAGNQACKALKQLGLEVCLVNSNPATLMTDHSMADEIYLEPLTLETLQRIIEKEKPDSLLSTLGGQTGLTLSMELAKSGFLKSHNVQLLGARPETIDKAEDRQMFKDTMEAIGEPCIPSKVVTTYEDAVDFVHNEIGFPAIIRPAFTLGGTGGGIVNNDRELDEIAHNGLHRSPIHQILVEKCISGWKEVEFEVMRDSTGNVITVCSMENFDPVGVHTGDSIVIAPTVTLADKEYQMLRSAALNIISALEIEGGCNCQFALNPDSFEYAVIEVNPRVSRSSALASKATGYPIAKVAALIAVGFTLDEIPNFVTKKTKACFEPVLDYVVVKMPKFPFDKFVYAARKLGTQMKATGEVMAIGQNFEEAILKACRGLEVGVKDLNLPAFVKEGDEKIRERVGQCTDQRIFAIYQALKRKLLTVEQIHDITKVDEWFLWKLEKIAAADTSDALIFPPRSFKMVDTCAGEFNAETPYFYSTTNGDNEAEQYLQELHENKKDSKGTIVVLGSGPIRIGQGIEFDYASVQCVQSLKKIGYEVAIVNNNPETVSTDFDTADRLYFEPLTPADVMNVLAVEKPLGVVVAFGGGTAIKLAKYLDSQGVKILGTSADAIDLAEDRERFEELCDRLQIKRPRGLTVFTEVEALEAAEKITYPVLMRPSYVLGGQNMIIARNSADVKEYMKIILRAGIENPVLIDKYMEGQELEVDCICDGEDVLIPGIMEHIERTGIHSGDSIAVYPGIFTSDIEEKIIRQSSDLALALGTKGLVNIQYLIYDDGSGNDLYIIEANPRSSRTVPYLSKVSGVPMIELATRAMLGEKVRDLGYGTGLYRKPDYFAVKAPVFSFEKLMDVDTHLGPEMKSTGEVLGIAATREEAIFKGLAAAGWKMIRPNSTVAKPVESSGILFSVRASDLPELPALARKFYDLGFTLYATTGNADTIERSGMTVTHVAKVHENYNDNVMTLLESGKIAYFVSTSAKGRDPVAESVKLRRLAVERDIDSLTAIDTANALADSLASPFSLTNASLVDINHM, translated from the coding sequence ATGTCACTCAATAAAAACATACACAAAGTAATGATTATCGGTTCGGGTCCTATCGTAATTGGACAGGCAGCCGAATTTGACTACGCCGGAAACCAGGCCTGTAAAGCCCTTAAGCAGCTGGGCCTTGAAGTTTGTCTTGTCAATTCGAATCCGGCAACTCTTATGACAGATCATTCAATGGCAGACGAGATTTATCTTGAGCCGCTTACACTTGAAACCCTTCAGAGAATTATTGAAAAAGAAAAACCTGATTCCCTGCTTTCAACTCTTGGTGGTCAGACCGGTCTTACTCTTAGTATGGAGCTTGCAAAATCCGGCTTTTTGAAATCTCATAATGTACAGCTGTTAGGTGCCCGCCCTGAAACTATCGACAAGGCTGAAGATCGACAGATGTTCAAAGACACAATGGAAGCTATCGGCGAACCTTGTATCCCTTCAAAAGTTGTAACAACATACGAGGATGCAGTTGATTTTGTTCATAACGAAATTGGCTTCCCGGCAATTATCCGACCGGCCTTTACCCTTGGTGGTACTGGTGGTGGAATCGTAAACAACGACCGAGAGCTTGATGAAATTGCCCATAACGGTCTTCACCGCTCACCTATCCATCAGATTCTTGTTGAAAAATGTATTTCGGGCTGGAAGGAAGTTGAGTTTGAAGTTATGCGTGACAGCACAGGAAACGTAATTACTGTCTGCTCAATGGAAAACTTTGACCCGGTCGGTGTTCATACTGGTGACTCAATTGTAATTGCGCCAACCGTAACTCTTGCAGATAAAGAATATCAGATGCTGCGTTCAGCTGCCCTGAACATCATCAGCGCACTCGAAATTGAAGGTGGTTGTAACTGCCAGTTTGCTTTGAATCCGGATAGTTTTGAATATGCTGTAATTGAAGTAAACCCTCGAGTTTCACGCTCATCGGCACTAGCATCTAAAGCAACAGGATATCCTATTGCTAAGGTAGCGGCTCTTATCGCTGTAGGATTTACACTTGATGAGATTCCTAACTTCGTAACAAAGAAAACTAAGGCTTGCTTTGAGCCTGTTCTCGATTACGTAGTTGTAAAAATGCCGAAGTTCCCGTTCGACAAATTCGTATACGCTGCCCGCAAGCTCGGCACTCAGATGAAAGCAACTGGAGAAGTTATGGCCATCGGTCAGAACTTTGAAGAAGCAATTCTGAAAGCCTGCCGCGGACTTGAAGTTGGCGTAAAAGACCTGAATCTTCCAGCCTTTGTAAAAGAAGGTGATGAAAAGATTCGTGAGCGTGTTGGACAGTGCACAGACCAGCGCATTTTTGCCATTTACCAGGCACTTAAGCGCAAGCTTCTCACAGTAGAACAGATTCACGACATTACAAAAGTTGATGAATGGTTCTTGTGGAAACTGGAGAAAATTGCTGCTGCTGACACTTCCGACGCCCTCATCTTCCCACCACGCAGTTTCAAAATGGTTGATACCTGCGCCGGCGAGTTCAATGCAGAGACTCCGTATTTTTATTCGACAACAAATGGAGACAATGAGGCTGAACAGTATCTTCAGGAACTCCATGAAAATAAAAAAGATTCCAAAGGAACTATTGTAGTTCTCGGTTCAGGTCCAATCCGAATTGGACAGGGAATCGAATTCGACTACGCTTCTGTTCAGTGCGTACAGTCGCTGAAAAAAATAGGCTATGAAGTTGCAATCGTAAACAATAACCCGGAAACAGTTTCAACCGACTTCGACACAGCAGACCGTCTTTACTTTGAACCGCTGACACCGGCAGATGTAATGAACGTTCTCGCTGTTGAAAAACCGCTCGGTGTTGTAGTTGCATTCGGTGGTGGAACTGCCATTAAACTTGCAAAATATCTGGACAGTCAGGGAGTAAAAATTCTCGGAACCAGTGCCGATGCAATTGACCTTGCAGAAGACCGTGAACGTTTCGAAGAACTCTGTGACCGTCTGCAAATCAAACGACCTCGTGGTCTTACAGTTTTCACAGAAGTTGAAGCTCTGGAAGCTGCAGAAAAAATCACCTACCCTGTTCTTATGCGTCCAAGTTACGTACTCGGCGGACAGAACATGATTATCGCCCGAAACAGTGCCGACGTAAAGGAATACATGAAAATCATTTTGAGAGCTGGAATTGAAAATCCAGTCCTCATAGATAAATACATGGAAGGACAGGAACTTGAAGTTGACTGTATTTGTGATGGTGAAGATGTATTGATTCCTGGAATCATGGAACATATTGAACGAACCGGTATTCACTCCGGAGACTCAATTGCTGTTTATCCTGGAATATTCACATCAGATATCGAAGAAAAAATTATTCGCCAGTCATCAGACCTTGCTCTGGCTCTCGGTACAAAAGGGCTCGTTAATATTCAGTATCTGATTTATGACGATGGCAGTGGAAACGACCTTTACATCATCGAGGCAAACCCTCGTTCAAGCCGTACAGTTCCGTACCTCAGTAAAGTTTCAGGCGTACCGATGATTGAACTTGCAACCCGCGCAATGCTCGGTGAAAAAGTCCGCGACCTCGGCTATGGCACCGGCCTTTACAGAAAGCCGGATTACTTTGCAGTAAAAGCTCCTGTTTTCAGCTTTGAAAAACTGATGGACGTAGATACACATCTCGGACCGGAAATGAAATCAACAGGTGAAGTTCTTGGAATTGCCGCAACCCGCGAAGAAGCAATTTTTAAGGGACTCGCTGCAGCAGGCTGGAAGATGATAAGACCAAACTCTACAGTAGCTAAGCCTGTTGAAAGCAGCGGAATTCTTTTCTCCGTTCGTGCTTCAGACCTTCCTGAGCTCCCTGCCCTTGCCCGCAAATTCTACGATCTCGGCTTCACTCTTTACGCAACAACCGGAAACGCAGACACAATTGAACGCAGCGGAATGACAGTAACTCACGTAGCAAAAGTTCATGAAAATTACAATGACAACGTAATGACTCTTCTCGAGAGCGGCAAAATTGCATACTTTGTTTCAACTTCCGCTAAGGGACGCGATCCGGTAGCAGAAAGCGTAAAGCTTCGCCGTCTCGCCGTAGAACGCGACATCGACAGTCTCACCGCAATCGATACAGCTAATGCCCTGGCCGATAGCCTTGCATCACCATTCAGCCTCACAAACGCCAGTCTAGTCGACATCAATCACATGTAA
- the gltA gene encoding NADPH-dependent glutamate synthase translates to MAINVTEELNKIQDLIKTNGKLTAKDRNAIPQMEMPARDPKVRARQMDEVALGFSAEQAIVEANRCLQCAKPFCMEGCPVNIDIPGFVKEIANGQFKAAVDIIKKTSLLPAICGRVCPQEKQCQGKCTVGKVYKSAEKAVSIGRLERFVADWERENNQVTMPEVAPATGKKVAVIGSGPAGLTVAADCARAGHEVTVFEAFHKCGGVMMYGIPEFRLPKKIVQDEIENLKKIGVKFETNFLVGRTDTLDQLLEEKGFDAAFVGTGAGLPKFLNIPGENLIGVFSANEYLTRANLMKGYDKDHAATPIYEAKHVVVCGAGNVAMDAARMAFRLGAETVDVVYRRTRNEMPARLEEIGHAEEEGVNFRFLENPVEVLGNEEGKVVGVRCLSYELGEPDESGRRSPVAIPGSEHDVPCDAMIVALGNGSNPLLVSTTPGLDADKRGHILVDEKQATHHAKVWAGGDIVLGAATVILAMGEGRKAAAGINEYLAK, encoded by the coding sequence ATGGCAATTAACGTAACAGAAGAATTAAATAAAATCCAGGATTTGATTAAAACTAACGGCAAGCTTACAGCTAAAGATCGTAATGCAATTCCACAGATGGAAATGCCAGCCCGCGATCCAAAAGTTCGCGCTCGCCAGATGGACGAAGTTGCTCTTGGTTTCAGCGCTGAACAGGCTATCGTTGAAGCTAACCGCTGTCTTCAGTGTGCAAAGCCATTCTGTATGGAAGGCTGTCCTGTAAATATCGATATTCCAGGCTTTGTAAAAGAGATTGCAAACGGCCAGTTCAAGGCTGCTGTTGATATTATTAAAAAGACATCACTCCTTCCTGCTATCTGTGGTCGTGTTTGTCCTCAGGAAAAACAGTGTCAGGGAAAATGTACTGTTGGTAAGGTTTACAAGAGTGCAGAAAAGGCTGTTTCTATCGGTCGTCTCGAGCGCTTTGTTGCAGACTGGGAACGCGAGAACAATCAGGTAACAATGCCGGAAGTCGCTCCAGCAACAGGAAAAAAGGTTGCAGTTATCGGTTCAGGTCCTGCAGGTCTTACAGTTGCTGCAGACTGTGCACGTGCCGGTCATGAAGTTACTGTATTCGAAGCTTTCCACAAGTGTGGTGGCGTTATGATGTACGGTATTCCTGAGTTCCGTCTTCCAAAGAAAATCGTTCAGGACGAAATTGAAAATCTTAAGAAAATCGGCGTAAAGTTTGAAACAAACTTCCTTGTTGGCCGTACAGATACACTTGATCAGCTTCTTGAAGAAAAAGGCTTTGATGCTGCTTTCGTAGGAACTGGTGCAGGTCTTCCAAAGTTCCTCAACATTCCAGGAGAAAACCTCATTGGTGTATTCTCTGCAAACGAATATCTTACTCGTGCAAATCTTATGAAGGGTTACGATAAGGATCATGCTGCAACTCCGATTTACGAAGCAAAGCACGTAGTAGTTTGTGGTGCGGGAAACGTTGCAATGGATGCTGCCCGCATGGCATTCCGCCTAGGGGCCGAAACTGTTGATGTTGTTTACCGCCGTACAAGAAACGAAATGCCGGCTCGTCTCGAAGAGATTGGTCACGCAGAAGAAGAAGGCGTAAACTTCCGCTTCCTCGAAAACCCTGTAGAAGTACTTGGAAACGAAGAAGGAAAGGTTGTTGGCGTACGCTGCCTTAGCTACGAACTCGGTGAACCAGATGAATCAGGACGCCGCTCTCCAGTAGCTATTCCAGGTTCAGAACATGATGTTCCATGTGACGCTATGATTGTTGCTCTCGGAAATGGTTCTAACCCACTTCTCGTAAGCACAACACCTGGTCTCGATGCTGACAAGCGCGGACACATCCTCGTAGATGAAAAGCAGGCTACACACCACGCAAAAGTATGGGCTGGTGGAGACATCGTTCTTGGTGCCGCTACAGTTATCCTTGCTATGGGTGAAGGACGTAAGGCTGCAGCTGGTATCAATGAATACCTTGCGAAGTAA
- a CDS encoding dicarboxylate/amino acid:cation symporter, protein MKVWIKYLIGVALGILAAFILPTENAAFANAIAFLTELFIRVGRYVVVPLLFTSAIVAVSKLRTSKLLLKTTGLTVLIIVASSLILTLVGLASILMVKLPRIPITVDVATEAFSIDVKGLILSLFPYSGFEALREGSFLLVSLVFAFIIGWESASEEVAFKPVYALSDALSDLFYNIANFFTEILSILSIAIVCYWTMDFRKVIEPGIFTPMVIMFLVDFVIVAGIIYPLILHFVCHDPHPYKVLYASIAPLILSFFSGDSNLVIPLANRHLSDSLGIRRRCRGFTYPMFSIYARGGSALVTTISFILIWRSYSSLSIPVTDILWIFGLSFGLSFLLGGIPAGGAFVLLTILCSKYARGFETSFLLLKPASMIICSFAAVFDTLTAMVGSYIVAVKTKTIEHHSITHFI, encoded by the coding sequence ATGAAAGTTTGGATTAAGTATTTGATTGGTGTTGCGTTAGGTATTCTTGCTGCTTTTATTCTTCCTACAGAAAATGCGGCTTTTGCAAATGCAATTGCATTTCTGACAGAATTATTTATAAGAGTGGGAAGATATGTTGTTGTCCCACTGCTTTTTACAAGTGCTATTGTTGCTGTTTCCAAGCTCAGAACTTCAAAACTGCTTCTTAAAACAACAGGATTAACTGTACTTATAATCGTAGCATCATCACTTATTCTAACTCTTGTAGGCCTTGCTTCAATTCTGATGGTAAAACTCCCACGTATTCCAATTACGGTTGATGTAGCAACTGAAGCATTTTCGATTGATGTAAAAGGTTTGATTCTTTCTCTTTTCCCTTATTCAGGATTTGAAGCACTTCGTGAAGGTTCGTTCCTTCTGGTTTCTCTTGTTTTTGCTTTCATAATTGGCTGGGAAAGTGCATCAGAAGAAGTTGCTTTTAAGCCTGTTTATGCACTTTCAGATGCTCTTTCAGATCTTTTCTATAATATTGCAAACTTCTTTACTGAAATCCTTTCAATTCTTTCTATTGCAATTGTCTGCTACTGGACTATGGATTTCCGTAAGGTAATTGAGCCTGGAATCTTTACTCCAATGGTAATTATGTTCCTGGTTGATTTTGTGATTGTGGCTGGAATAATCTATCCTCTTATTCTGCATTTTGTATGTCATGATCCACATCCTTATAAGGTTTTGTATGCAAGTATTGCACCGCTTATACTTTCTTTCTTTAGTGGCGATTCAAATCTTGTAATTCCTCTTGCAAACCGCCATCTCAGTGACAGTCTTGGAATTCGTCGTCGTTGCCGAGGCTTTACTTATCCTATGTTCTCTATTTATGCACGTGGTGGTTCTGCTCTTGTTACAACAATATCTTTTATTTTGATATGGCGTTCATATTCAAGTTTGAGTATTCCTGTAACTGATATTCTCTGGATTTTTGGTCTTTCATTCGGACTTTCCTTCCTGCTTGGTGGAATTCCTGCTGGTGGAGCTTTTGTACTGCTTACTATTTTGTGTTCAAAATATGCACGTGGTTTTGAAACAAGCTTCCTGCTTTTAAAGCCGGCTTCAATGATTATCTGCTCGTTTGCAGCTGTTTTTGATACACTTACTGCAATGGTTGGCAGTTATATTGTAGCTGTAAAGACTAAGACTATAGAGCATCACTCAATAACACATTTTATTTAA
- a CDS encoding sulfide/dihydroorotate dehydrogenase-like FAD/NAD-binding protein gives MFKIIEKKQLSAGVFYMKVTAPEIARNRKAGQFVIVQVDLDFGERIPLTIADANAEEGWIALVFQAVGASTYKLSLKEAGEELPAVLGPLGNPSKIEKYDRPVLVVGGGFGVAPCYPIVQAHKAIGNKVIMVICARNKDLLIYVDEMKALADEVIIMTDDGSAGRQGVSTVPVKEMCESQCPPAEVIAIGPPIMMKFCALTTKEYGVKTTVSLNTIMIDGTGMCGGCRVSVGGETKFVCVDGPEFDAHIVDWDNMMMRMKSFKPRETEDFHKCKMQAEADKLAK, from the coding sequence ATGTTTAAAATTATTGAAAAAAAACAGCTTTCTGCCGGTGTATTTTATATGAAGGTTACTGCTCCTGAAATTGCACGTAACCGCAAGGCAGGACAGTTTGTAATCGTTCAGGTTGATTTGGATTTTGGTGAGCGTATTCCGCTTACTATTGCTGATGCAAATGCTGAAGAGGGCTGGATTGCTCTCGTTTTCCAGGCTGTAGGTGCATCAACTTATAAACTCTCTTTGAAAGAGGCTGGCGAGGAACTTCCTGCAGTTCTTGGTCCTCTTGGAAATCCTTCTAAAATTGAAAAATATGACCGCCCTGTACTTGTTGTTGGTGGTGGTTTCGGTGTTGCCCCATGTTACCCAATCGTTCAGGCTCACAAGGCTATCGGTAATAAGGTAATCATGGTTATCTGTGCACGTAATAAAGACCTTTTGATTTATGTTGATGAAATGAAGGCTCTTGCTGACGAAGTAATCATCATGACAGACGATGGATCGGCTGGACGTCAGGGTGTTTCAACAGTACCTGTAAAGGAAATGTGTGAAAGCCAGTGCCCACCAGCAGAGGTTATCGCAATCGGTCCTCCAATTATGATGAAGTTCTGTGCTCTTACAACTAAGGAGTACGGTGTAAAGACAACAGTTTCTTTGAACACAATCATGATTGATGGAACTGGTATGTGTGGTGGCTGCCGTGTAAGTGTTGGCGGTGAAACAAAGTTCGTTTGTGTTGATGGTCCAGAGTTCGATGCACACATTGTAGACTGGGACAACATGATGATGCGTATGAAGTCTTTCAAGCCACGTGAAACTGAAGATTTCCACAAGTGCAAGATGCAGGCAGAAGCTGATAAGCTTGCAAAGTAG